One genomic region from Rhizomicrobium palustre encodes:
- a CDS encoding ABC transporter ATP-binding protein has protein sequence MNAHQAIAAEPLLKLTGISKRFGHQDVLKDVTLDVEAGSFTCLVGPSGCGKTTLLRVLCGLETTEQGAILCGGRDITFSSAASRNMGLVFQSYALFPNLTVARNIAYGLPRGWSRRQIQDRVDALLDTVGLAGFAKRKPEELSGGQQQRVAIARALAPEPSVLLLDEPLSALDAQLRVQLRSELKSLQQRLGVTTVMVTHDQSEALAVADRIALMEQGRIVQAGSPFELYCHPKSRFVANFLGRMNFLAAKVLAAGVVQLASGFSFPADTGPILPGVDIDLGIRPEDVALAEDGAGVALTLRVQRREFLGSTMRLEAVEPQSGAMLALDLPQRLGRSHIEGAELQIFLPASRLHIFPAGAR, from the coding sequence ATGAACGCGCATCAGGCCATTGCCGCAGAGCCTTTGCTGAAGCTGACCGGAATCAGCAAACGCTTCGGCCATCAGGATGTTCTGAAAGATGTGACGCTAGATGTTGAAGCGGGGTCCTTCACCTGTCTGGTGGGGCCGTCCGGTTGCGGCAAAACCACATTGCTGCGGGTTCTCTGTGGACTCGAAACGACCGAGCAGGGTGCCATTCTATGCGGTGGCCGGGATATCACATTCAGCTCTGCGGCTTCTCGCAATATGGGGTTGGTGTTTCAATCCTATGCGCTGTTTCCCAATCTGACGGTGGCGCGCAACATCGCTTACGGCTTGCCGCGCGGCTGGAGCCGCCGCCAGATCCAGGATCGTGTGGACGCGCTGCTGGATACGGTGGGGCTCGCCGGTTTTGCCAAGCGCAAACCCGAAGAACTTTCCGGCGGTCAGCAGCAGCGTGTTGCGATTGCCCGTGCTTTGGCGCCAGAACCAAGCGTACTCCTCCTGGACGAACCTTTATCGGCCTTGGATGCGCAATTGCGTGTTCAGTTGCGCAGCGAGCTTAAGTCTTTGCAGCAGCGTCTTGGGGTGACCACCGTGATGGTGACCCATGACCAAAGCGAAGCTTTGGCGGTTGCCGATCGTATTGCGCTCATGGAGCAAGGCCGCATTGTGCAGGCGGGGTCACCCTTTGAGCTCTATTGTCATCCTAAAAGCCGTTTCGTTGCGAACTTCCTCGGACGCATGAATTTTCTCGCGGCTAAGGTCCTTGCCGCAGGTGTAGTGCAGCTCGCCAGCGGCTTTTCCTTTCCGGCCGATACGGGCCCCATTTTGCCGGGGGTAGACATCGATCTGGGCATTCGCCCGGAAGACGTCGCGCTCGCCGAAGATGGCGCAGGCGTTGCACTCACCTTGCGTGTGCAGCGCCGCGAATTTTTGGGCAGCACGATGCGCTTGGAAGCCGTGGAACCGCAATCAGGGGCCATGCTCGCGTTGGACCTGCCGCAACGCCTTGGCCGATCCCATATAGAGGGGGCGGAGCTTCAGATCTTTCTGCCCGCGTCACGCCTGCATATCTTCCCGGCGGGTGCGCGTTGA
- a CDS encoding putative 2-aminoethylphosphonate ABC transporter substrate-binding protein: MKFSGIVICAMALLLGGCQEQKHKLVVYTAAEADQLPAYEAAFHKAHPEIELVWVRDSTGVVTAKLLAEKNAPQADVVFALAASSLLQLDAEKMLQPYTPRGEPGRDARFNDPRTPPHWSGEALWSSAICVNTVEIAKRNVPVPQSWEDLTKPIYRGMIVMPDPGSSGTGLLTISAWLQMWGEAKGWDYMNRLDKNIAQYVHSGSKPCKDAARGEIPIGLSFDFRAAKTKGEGAPIEIVIPKEGTGWDIEASAIIAGTKHSKEAEAFMDWAMSADAMRVYAKSFAVVAVPKLAAPVTNLPSDLPSRLAKADLNWLAQNRTRVIDTWSARYAAHKAPTP; this comes from the coding sequence ATGAAGTTCAGCGGGATCGTCATTTGTGCCATGGCGCTGCTGCTTGGCGGCTGTCAGGAGCAAAAGCATAAGTTGGTGGTTTATACCGCCGCGGAAGCCGATCAGTTGCCTGCCTACGAGGCTGCATTTCACAAAGCCCATCCTGAAATCGAGCTTGTCTGGGTGCGCGATTCCACGGGCGTCGTCACAGCCAAGCTTCTCGCGGAGAAGAATGCGCCGCAAGCCGATGTGGTTTTTGCCTTAGCGGCGTCTTCGCTTTTGCAGCTTGATGCGGAAAAGATGCTGCAGCCTTACACGCCGAGAGGCGAGCCTGGTCGCGATGCGCGGTTCAATGATCCGCGCACGCCGCCGCATTGGAGCGGTGAGGCGCTGTGGTCGTCCGCGATTTGTGTCAATACCGTCGAGATCGCCAAGCGGAACGTCCCGGTGCCGCAAAGCTGGGAAGACCTCACCAAGCCGATCTATCGCGGCATGATCGTGATGCCGGATCCCGGCTCATCGGGCACGGGTCTTCTGACCATATCGGCCTGGTTGCAGATGTGGGGTGAAGCCAAAGGCTGGGACTATATGAATAGGCTCGATAAGAACATCGCCCAATATGTCCATTCCGGCTCCAAACCCTGCAAGGATGCGGCGCGCGGTGAAATCCCCATCGGCCTTTCCTTTGATTTCCGTGCGGCCAAAACCAAAGGCGAGGGCGCGCCTATCGAGATCGTCATTCCCAAAGAGGGGACGGGCTGGGATATTGAAGCCTCTGCCATCATCGCCGGAACCAAGCATTCTAAAGAAGCCGAGGCTTTCATGGATTGGGCGATGTCGGCCGATGCCATGCGGGTTTATGCCAAAAGCTTTGCCGTGGTCGCGGTGCCCAAGCTTGCCGCGCCGGTGACCAATTTGCCTAGCGATCTGCCTTCGCGCCTTGCCAAAGCGGATCTCAATTGGCTTGCCCAAAATCGCACGCGCGTCATCGATACCTGGTCTGCACGATACGCCGCGCATAAGGCGCCCACGCCATGA
- the phnG gene encoding phosphonate C-P lyase system protein PhnG encodes MESSDTAKRQHWMAVLARASRTHLATLMADFSDYPAPEIVRPAETGTVMAEGRAGGTGARFNIGEVTATRCVVRVDGRLGFSYALGRDRAKAELAATLDALLQNPERQEALLTKIITPLAQEEKEARELASRKAAATKVDFFTLIRGDE; translated from the coding sequence ATGGAGTCGTCAGATACGGCCAAACGCCAGCACTGGATGGCAGTTTTGGCCCGCGCCAGCCGAACCCATTTGGCGACTTTGATGGCAGATTTTAGCGACTATCCCGCCCCCGAGATCGTGCGCCCGGCAGAGACCGGCACGGTGATGGCCGAAGGCCGCGCGGGTGGTACTGGCGCCCGCTTCAATATTGGTGAGGTGACGGCGACGCGCTGCGTGGTGCGCGTCGATGGGCGGCTGGGATTTTCCTATGCGCTCGGGCGCGACCGCGCCAAGGCCGAACTCGCGGCCACGCTGGATGCTTTGCTGCAAAACCCGGAGCGGCAAGAGGCGCTGCTCACCAAGATCATCACGCCTTTGGCGCAAGAAGAAAAAGAAGCCAGAGAATTGGCCTCGCGCAAGGCCGCGGCCACCAAGGTCGATTTCTTCACCCTGATCCGAGGCGATGAATGA
- the phnH gene encoding phosphonate C-P lyase system protein PhnH, with amino-acid sequence MMRSGFADPVFDAQAVFRGVQDALARPGLPQSVAPPGSAEGLSPAAAAILLCLTDYTTPVWLAHGNEHPAASWLAFHTGARTTTKAKDAQFAVLALGAAAPLLRDFAAGEDCYPDRSATLIVECRDFIYGTRVRLSGPGIRDTVDITPTGPRPGFWAEMAANAARFPLGVDVFLTAGNAMIGLPRSSTIREIA; translated from the coding sequence ATGATGCGCAGCGGTTTTGCTGATCCCGTTTTCGACGCCCAGGCTGTGTTTCGCGGCGTGCAGGACGCTTTGGCGCGTCCGGGCTTGCCACAGTCTGTAGCGCCCCCGGGCAGCGCGGAAGGCTTATCGCCCGCCGCTGCCGCCATTCTTCTTTGCTTGACCGATTACACGACGCCTGTGTGGCTGGCGCATGGCAATGAGCATCCGGCTGCCTCCTGGCTCGCCTTCCACACCGGCGCGCGCACAACAACCAAAGCTAAAGACGCGCAATTCGCCGTGCTTGCCTTGGGCGCGGCTGCACCACTGCTGAGGGATTTCGCGGCGGGCGAGGATTGCTATCCCGACCGCTCCGCCACCCTGATCGTAGAATGCCGCGACTTTATATATGGCACGAGGGTACGTTTATCGGGTCCGGGCATCCGCGATACCGTCGACATTACGCCCACGGGGCCGCGTCCCGGCTTCTGGGCGGAGATGGCAGCCAATGCCGCGCGCTTCCCGCTGGGGGTAGACGTGTTTCTGACGGCGGGAAATGCGATGATCGGTCTGCCGCGCTCGAGCACTATCCGGGAGATCGCCTGA
- a CDS encoding putative 2-aminoethylphosphonate ABC transporter permease subunit: MARFRLSLAALVLACLVLAAMIAVALPLGILVYRSFSGPDGFTLAHYAAYIKTPGLLTALVNTAFLGGATVALVVPLAFAFAYGLERALLPGKAILSAMAAVPLLVPSLLPALVLIYLFGRQGILTPLLGGANIYGFPGVLFADAIATLPHAIIILRTALRNADARLYEQATLLGAGSWRKFWTITIPSARYGLVSSALVVFALTITDIGAPKVIGGDFDVLAIVIYKQVLGQQNFELGAVAAILLMLPSFLAILFERAAAKRHAASVSARAKRLSPVRHKLRDRLVGLVCYSLAGGIGLFLAVCQLVALVRLWPYDLSLTTAHYGLDRYDGGGWDAVTNSVILAGATALCGTAIAFLGAYISERMKEAAFLRGLFSRIALLPAAVPGLALGLAYVLFFNAPANPLHIIYGSVALLLIANITHFYTVAHLSAVGAVKALDKELEPVAQSLGRSRFSVLRLVALPVSAPVLMEIALYLFVNAMTTVSVVMFLYPPGFKLAAVAVLNMDDAGDLAPAAAMGMVIFYVNLAARILGHWLFAQRGRFNRPEILVSEAAA; this comes from the coding sequence ATGGCGCGTTTTCGCCTCTCTCTCGCGGCTCTTGTACTGGCGTGTCTCGTCTTGGCCGCAATGATCGCGGTGGCACTGCCCTTAGGGATTTTGGTCTATCGCAGTTTTTCCGGCCCGGATGGTTTCACGCTGGCCCATTACGCCGCGTATATCAAAACGCCCGGGCTTCTCACCGCGCTAGTCAACACCGCTTTTCTGGGCGGTGCGACTGTCGCTTTGGTCGTGCCGCTGGCTTTTGCATTTGCCTATGGCTTGGAGCGTGCGTTATTGCCGGGCAAAGCCATACTTTCGGCCATGGCCGCGGTACCGCTTCTGGTGCCTTCGCTTCTGCCAGCTTTGGTGCTGATTTATCTCTTCGGCCGCCAAGGGATTTTGACGCCACTCCTGGGCGGCGCGAATATCTACGGCTTTCCCGGCGTGCTCTTCGCGGATGCCATCGCCACGCTGCCGCATGCGATCATTATTTTGCGCACCGCGCTCAGAAACGCCGATGCGCGGCTTTATGAGCAGGCGACGCTGCTGGGGGCGGGCAGTTGGCGTAAATTCTGGACCATCACCATTCCCTCCGCGCGCTATGGCTTGGTTTCGTCGGCGTTGGTCGTATTTGCTTTGACCATCACCGATATCGGCGCGCCAAAAGTCATTGGCGGCGATTTCGATGTCCTGGCAATCGTTATCTATAAGCAAGTTCTGGGGCAGCAGAATTTCGAGCTTGGCGCGGTCGCTGCGATACTGTTGATGCTGCCGAGCTTCCTTGCCATTCTGTTCGAGCGTGCGGCTGCTAAGCGCCATGCGGCTTCGGTATCGGCGCGCGCTAAGCGCCTCTCGCCTGTGCGCCATAAGCTGCGCGATCGCCTTGTGGGGCTGGTGTGCTATAGCCTCGCAGGGGGGATTGGCCTTTTCTTGGCAGTCTGCCAGTTGGTGGCACTGGTGCGTCTCTGGCCTTACGATTTGTCGCTGACCACGGCGCATTACGGGCTTGATCGTTATGATGGCGGTGGCTGGGATGCGGTGACAAATTCCGTCATACTGGCTGGGGCGACAGCGCTTTGCGGCACCGCGATTGCGTTTCTGGGCGCTTATATTTCAGAGCGGATGAAAGAGGCAGCATTCCTGCGTGGCCTATTTTCGCGCATCGCCTTGCTTCCGGCGGCTGTGCCGGGATTAGCTCTCGGCCTTGCCTATGTGTTGTTTTTCAACGCTCCGGCCAATCCGTTGCATATTATCTATGGCTCCGTGGCGCTGCTTCTTATCGCCAATATCACGCATTTCTATACCGTGGCGCATTTGAGTGCCGTAGGCGCGGTGAAAGCGTTGGATAAGGAGCTAGAGCCTGTCGCCCAAAGCCTTGGCCGCAGCCGTTTCAGTGTCTTGCGTCTTGTTGCTCTGCCGGTTTCAGCGCCGGTGCTGATGGAAATCGCGCTTTATCTCTTCGTCAACGCCATGACCACGGTGTCGGTGGTGATGTTCCTCTATCCGCCGGGTTTCAAGCTCGCAGCCGTAGCGGTGCTCAATATGGATGACGCAGGCGATCTCGCGCCCGCTGCAGCCATGGGCATGGTGATTTTCTATGTGAATTTGGCCGCGCGCATTCTGGGGCATTGGCTCTTTGCACAGCGTGGCCGTTTCAACCGCCCGGAAATTCTCGTGAGTGAGGCCGCCGCATGA
- a CDS encoding carbon-phosphorus lyase complex subunit PhnI has translation MYLAVKGGEAAIDATHKLLSETRRGNVDVPELDCVQLREQMSLLIARVMNEGALYDPDLAALALKQAQGDVIEAAFLLRAYRTTLSRFGSSLPLDTAKMHIRRRVSATFKDLPGGQVLGSTYDYTHRLFDFSLTASGDRAEATVAPAPLSETMPRVLDILGAEDLIESETPEDGDPAPEDITRDPISFPAERAARLQSLTRGDEGFLLGLAYSVQRGYGHNHPFAGEIRVGDAAVCFAPEELGFEIELGDITLTECQMINQFTGSKNAPPQFTRGYGLVFGHNERKAMSMAVVDRALKTDKFGETPAYPAQQQEFVLYHSDAVEAAGFLEHLKLPHYVDFQGELELVRRMRAEQGGEPE, from the coding sequence ATGTATTTGGCGGTCAAAGGCGGCGAAGCGGCGATCGACGCAACCCACAAGCTCCTGAGCGAGACACGGCGCGGCAATGTGGATGTGCCCGAACTCGACTGCGTGCAACTGCGCGAACAGATGAGCCTGCTGATTGCGCGGGTGATGAATGAAGGCGCGCTCTATGATCCCGACCTCGCCGCCCTCGCCTTGAAGCAAGCGCAAGGCGATGTGATCGAAGCGGCGTTTCTCTTGCGCGCCTACCGCACCACGCTTTCCCGCTTCGGCTCATCGCTGCCGCTCGACACCGCCAAGATGCATATCCGCCGCCGCGTTTCGGCGACCTTCAAGGATTTACCGGGCGGACAAGTTTTGGGCTCGACCTATGACTACACCCACCGCCTGTTCGATTTTTCCCTGACAGCCAGCGGAGACCGGGCGGAAGCAACCGTGGCGCCGGCCCCCTTAAGCGAAACCATGCCGCGCGTGCTTGATATTCTGGGTGCGGAAGATCTGATCGAATCCGAAACACCAGAGGATGGCGATCCGGCGCCGGAAGATATCACCCGCGATCCCATCAGCTTTCCGGCGGAACGTGCTGCGCGGCTGCAAAGCCTGACACGCGGGGACGAAGGCTTTCTCCTCGGCCTCGCCTATTCGGTTCAGCGCGGTTATGGCCACAACCATCCTTTTGCCGGGGAAATCCGGGTTGGAGATGCGGCGGTCTGTTTTGCGCCGGAAGAGCTCGGCTTTGAAATCGAGCTTGGCGACATCACCCTGACCGAATGCCAGATGATCAACCAATTCACCGGCTCCAAAAACGCGCCACCGCAATTCACCCGCGGCTATGGCTTGGTCTTCGGACATAATGAACGCAAGGCCATGAGCATGGCCGTGGTCGACCGGGCGCTGAAGACCGACAAGTTCGGCGAAACGCCCGCATACCCCGCGCAGCAGCAGGAGTTTGTCCTCTATCACAGCGATGCGGTGGAAGCAGCGGGTTTTCTGGAACATCTGAAACTGCCGCATTACGTCGATTTCCAGGGCGAATTGGAGTTGGTGCGGCGGATGCGGGCTGAACAGGGCGGAGAGCCGGAATGA
- a CDS encoding alpha-D-ribose 1-methylphosphonate 5-phosphate C-P-lyase PhnJ, producing the protein MKSRHDPDYNYAYLDEATKRMIRRALLKAIAVPGYQVPFASREMPLARGWGTGGIQITAAIIGPEDTLKVIDQGADDTTNAISIRRFFARVTGVAETEDTRAASIIQTRHRIPEEPLQEGQILVYQVPLPEPLRKLVPSEQETRKMHAWAEYGPIYVRLYEDIAHSGHVTSTYSHPVIVNDRFLTCPTPIPKFDNPKMDMSPALQLFGAGREKRIYAIPPYTKVKSLDFEDHPFEVQRWDQPCALCGSDTSYLDEVIINDAGERMFVCSDSHYCESRRAQGHTGPQLEKAKAIHLAGAQT; encoded by the coding sequence ATGAAAAGCCGCCACGATCCCGATTACAACTACGCCTATCTTGATGAAGCCACCAAGCGCATGATCCGGCGCGCGCTCTTAAAGGCGATTGCCGTTCCCGGCTATCAAGTGCCGTTTGCGAGCAGGGAAATGCCCTTGGCGCGCGGCTGGGGCACAGGCGGCATTCAGATCACCGCCGCGATCATCGGCCCCGAAGACACTTTAAAAGTTATCGATCAGGGTGCCGACGATACCACCAATGCGATTTCCATCCGCCGTTTCTTCGCGCGCGTAACCGGTGTGGCGGAAACCGAAGACACGCGCGCGGCCAGCATCATCCAGACACGCCACCGCATTCCGGAAGAGCCACTGCAAGAGGGCCAGATCTTGGTCTACCAAGTGCCGCTGCCGGAGCCTTTGCGCAAGCTTGTGCCCTCCGAACAGGAAACGCGCAAAATGCATGCCTGGGCGGAATATGGTCCGATCTATGTGCGGCTTTACGAGGACATCGCGCATTCGGGCCATGTCACCTCGACCTATTCCCACCCGGTGATAGTCAACGACCGCTTCCTCACCTGTCCTACGCCAATTCCGAAATTCGATAATCCGAAAATGGATATGTCGCCTGCCCTGCAGTTGTTTGGCGCGGGAAGGGAGAAGCGAATCTATGCCATCCCGCCATACACAAAAGTGAAAAGCCTCGATTTCGAGGACCATCCCTTCGAGGTGCAGCGCTGGGACCAGCCTTGCGCCCTGTGCGGCTCGGATACTTCTTATCTTGATGAGGTGATCATCAACGACGCGGGCGAGCGAATGTTTGTCTGTTCCGATAGCCATTATTGCGAGAGCCGCCGCGCGCAAGGCCATACCGGGCCGCAATTGGAAAAAGCCAAGGCCATTCACCTTGCCGGAGCGCAGACATGA
- the pbfA gene encoding (R)-1-hydroxy-2-aminoethylphosphonate ammonia-lyase: MTQDIFDFAEGDTNLSPNKTGWLKDHVSAEARGLLEEDARWFIHQSLSTPCLDAIAGAEGIYLINTDGRRIMDFHGNAAHHVGYGHPRVVQAMREQIETLPFCPRRYTNAPAISLAAKLASLAPGDLSKILFAPGGTSAIGMALKLARHVTGRHKTVSMWDSFHGASLDAISVGGEAQFRRGAGPLLPGTEHVPPPSLARRFFGDDAEAPLRLADYIDYVLGVQGDVGAVIAEPMRWTTVEPPPPGFWQRVRQSCDRHGALLIFDEIPSGLGRSGTMFVTEQTGVVPDMLVLGKGLGGGIFPLAALIARGDLDAVSDRAIGHYTHEKSPVGCAAALATLSVIEEEGLVAKAADLGAWALDDLRRRVGALPGVRAVRGLGLYFGIEVESAARADSAMYRSLERCLSFKIGGGNVITLCPPLTISEAELAQAFDIVTDVLRNEA; encoded by the coding sequence ATGACCCAGGATATTTTCGATTTCGCCGAAGGCGACACCAATCTCAGCCCCAACAAGACGGGTTGGCTGAAGGATCATGTCAGTGCTGAGGCGCGGGGCTTGCTCGAGGAAGATGCGCGCTGGTTTATCCATCAATCTCTCTCCACGCCCTGCCTGGATGCGATCGCGGGCGCCGAAGGCATTTATCTCATCAACACGGACGGGCGGCGCATCATGGATTTCCATGGCAATGCCGCGCATCATGTTGGCTATGGTCATCCGCGCGTTGTGCAGGCCATGCGCGAGCAGATCGAGACATTGCCATTTTGCCCGCGGCGCTACACCAATGCGCCGGCGATTTCGCTGGCCGCGAAACTTGCGTCTTTGGCGCCCGGGGATTTGAGCAAAATCCTCTTTGCGCCAGGTGGTACCAGCGCCATCGGTATGGCCTTGAAGCTCGCGCGCCATGTTACGGGCCGCCACAAGACCGTTTCGATGTGGGATTCCTTTCACGGCGCTTCGCTCGATGCGATCTCCGTAGGTGGGGAAGCGCAGTTTCGCCGCGGCGCAGGTCCGCTTCTTCCGGGCACGGAGCATGTCCCGCCTCCCTCGCTGGCCCGGCGTTTTTTTGGCGATGATGCGGAAGCTCCGCTCCGGCTAGCCGATTATATCGACTATGTTCTGGGCGTGCAGGGTGATGTTGGCGCGGTGATTGCCGAACCGATGCGCTGGACCACGGTTGAGCCGCCGCCGCCCGGATTTTGGCAGCGCGTGCGCCAAAGCTGTGATCGCCACGGGGCTCTGTTGATCTTTGATGAAATCCCAAGCGGTCTTGGCCGCAGCGGCACTATGTTCGTGACGGAACAGACGGGTGTTGTCCCCGACATGCTGGTGCTGGGAAAAGGTCTTGGCGGCGGCATTTTCCCGTTGGCGGCGTTGATCGCTCGTGGCGATCTTGATGCGGTGTCAGATCGCGCTATCGGGCATTACACCCATGAAAAAAGTCCCGTGGGATGCGCGGCGGCGCTCGCAACATTGTCGGTGATCGAAGAGGAGGGGCTGGTCGCCAAAGCGGCTGATCTTGGCGCGTGGGCGCTCGATGATTTGCGTCGGCGTGTGGGCGCTCTTCCCGGTGTGCGCGCGGTACGCGGGTTGGGGCTTTATTTCGGCATCGAAGTTGAGAGTGCCGCGCGGGCCGATAGCGCAATGTATCGCTCCCTGGAACGCTGCCTCAGTTTCAAGATTGGCGGCGGCAATGTCATCACGCTCTGTCCGCCGCTGACGATCAGCGAAGCCGAACTGGCACAAGCATTCGATATTGTGACGGATGTCTTGCGCAACGAGGCTTAA
- a CDS encoding DeoR/GlpR family DNA-binding transcription regulator, whose translation MDQSSRLHEILELLEENSSCSIADLAQRFEVSEETIRRDVRQLENTGRVRKVHGGVRLPDNVFEAAYHQRINENAQLKRQIGLKAAEMVSDGMTLLIDSGSSAYWVAKALNKVRNLTIITNAIEVAREMTGRNNARVYFAGGEIYENYCSSFGPETQNFMKRFTPEIAFFSIGAMEAKRGLLDYFLPEAELKQAIAPLARKIVVLVDSTKFERHGLIRTFDFKDIHVLVTDADPGPELRKVMDGVEILIAGKPD comes from the coding sequence ATGGACCAGAGCAGCCGTCTGCATGAGATTTTGGAGCTGTTGGAGGAGAATTCCTCCTGCTCCATCGCCGATCTCGCCCAGCGTTTCGAAGTGTCGGAAGAAACCATCCGCCGCGATGTGCGCCAGCTCGAGAATACGGGCCGCGTGCGCAAAGTGCACGGCGGGGTGCGCCTTCCCGATAATGTTTTCGAGGCCGCCTATCATCAGCGCATCAATGAAAACGCGCAGCTTAAGCGCCAGATCGGGCTGAAGGCGGCCGAGATGGTGAGCGACGGCATGACGTTGCTGATCGATTCCGGTTCCTCGGCCTATTGGGTGGCGAAGGCGCTTAATAAGGTGCGCAATCTCACCATCATCACCAATGCCATCGAAGTGGCGCGTGAAATGACCGGGCGCAACAATGCGCGGGTCTATTTTGCCGGCGGGGAGATCTACGAGAATTACTGCTCCAGCTTCGGGCCGGAAACGCAGAATTTCATGAAACGCTTCACGCCGGAAATCGCCTTCTTTTCCATTGGTGCCATGGAAGCCAAGCGTGGCCTGCTCGATTACTTCCTGCCGGAAGCGGAGTTGAAACAGGCCATCGCGCCTTTGGCCCGCAAGATCGTGGTGCTCGTCGATTCCACCAAATTCGAACGTCACGGTCTCATCCGCACCTTCGATTTCAAGGACATTCACGTTCTCGTCACCGATGCCGATCCGGGGCCGGAATTGCGCAAGGTGATGGATGGCGTCGAGATTTTGATTGCAGGCAAGCCTGACTGA
- the phnF gene encoding phosphonate metabolism transcriptional regulator PhnF: MKPLWRQIADDLARDIERGAYKPEEALPTAQELSARYGVHRHTVRQAFQFLASQGRVSVEQGRGTFVTSPRIPYPVGRHVSFRTNLAKSGMESRNTVLDATVTAAEFAPAIGLDNNARAWCVRILSEASSMPLSLSTHFLSVARFPDFPQALTNAGGSISAALASYGIAQYQRLSTRLHARAATAIEARLLHIPEGSPVLHSSGLDAAPDGSPLQAVDTAFAGDRIEVVVEPD, translated from the coding sequence GTGAAACCGCTCTGGCGGCAGATTGCGGATGATCTGGCGCGCGATATCGAGCGCGGCGCCTATAAGCCGGAAGAGGCCTTGCCCACGGCGCAGGAATTGTCGGCCCGCTATGGTGTGCACCGCCATACGGTGCGGCAGGCCTTTCAGTTTTTGGCGAGCCAGGGCCGCGTCTCGGTGGAGCAGGGGCGGGGCACATTTGTCACCTCGCCACGCATTCCTTATCCGGTGGGACGGCATGTGTCGTTCCGCACCAACCTTGCCAAAAGCGGCATGGAAAGCCGCAACACGGTGCTGGATGCCACGGTTACGGCGGCGGAGTTTGCCCCTGCGATCGGGCTCGATAATAACGCCCGCGCCTGGTGCGTCCGCATTCTGAGCGAGGCGTCTTCCATGCCCTTGTCGCTCTCCACACATTTTCTCTCTGTGGCGCGCTTCCCCGATTTTCCCCAGGCCCTGACCAATGCGGGCGGTTCTATCAGCGCGGCATTGGCAAGCTATGGCATTGCGCAATATCAGCGCCTCTCCACACGTCTTCATGCGCGCGCGGCCACAGCCATAGAGGCAAGGCTGCTGCACATTCCAGAAGGAAGTCCGGTTCTGCATTCCTCTGGCCTTGATGCCGCGCCCGATGGTTCCCCGCTGCAAGCCGTCGACACCGCCTTCGCCGGGGATCGCATCGAGGTCGTTGTCGAACCCGACTAA
- the phnX gene encoding phosphonoacetaldehyde hydrolase, translated as MIEPLKMVVFDWAGTMIDFGCTAPVKAMQAALAEEGLSIGEEIIRADMGLAKKDHVRCLLGRLSDRWRELHGRLPEEMDVERIHRRLEPLIAAAAVEASQLISGAAETYSALCAAGLRIGSTTGYSAATMGPVIARAGAQGYRPDAVMCAGDTRAGRPSPLMIYRLAADLGIWPMQHIVKVDDAPSGIAEGVNAGAWSIGVAASGNGVGLSFEELMALPQQERLVKIAAARRALELAGAHYVIETVADLMPVLHHIAARLRVGARP; from the coding sequence ATGATAGAGCCGCTCAAAATGGTGGTCTTTGATTGGGCCGGAACCATGATTGATTTCGGCTGCACCGCGCCGGTGAAAGCCATGCAGGCGGCGCTGGCTGAAGAAGGTCTCTCAATCGGCGAAGAGATTATCCGCGCCGATATGGGCCTTGCCAAAAAAGATCATGTGCGGTGTTTGCTGGGCCGGCTCTCCGACAGGTGGCGTGAGCTCCATGGCCGTCTGCCTGAGGAGATGGATGTCGAACGGATTCACCGCCGTCTCGAACCTTTGATTGCGGCTGCGGCGGTGGAAGCCTCTCAACTCATCTCCGGTGCGGCGGAGACCTACAGCGCTTTGTGCGCGGCCGGGCTTCGTATCGGTTCGACCACGGGATATTCCGCCGCGACTATGGGGCCAGTCATTGCCCGCGCGGGAGCGCAAGGCTATCGACCAGATGCAGTGATGTGTGCGGGTGATACGCGCGCCGGGCGGCCAAGCCCGTTGATGATATATCGTCTTGCGGCTGATCTCGGCATCTGGCCGATGCAGCATATCGTCAAGGTCGATGATGCGCCCTCAGGCATTGCCGAAGGGGTGAATGCGGGCGCGTGGAGCATTGGTGTCGCTGCCTCTGGCAATGGCGTTGGCCTTTCCTTCGAAGAATTGATGGCTCTGCCGCAACAGGAGCGGCTGGTCAAAATCGCTGCTGCGCGCCGCGCACTTGAATTGGCCGGGGCGCATTATGTCATTGAGACGGTCGCTGATCTTATGCCGGTGCTGCACCATATTGCCGCCCGGCTCAGGGTTGGTGCGCGTCCGTAA